A window of Pararhodobacter sp. genomic DNA:
CGGACCCACACATGCCATCCCTTCTGATGCTCTCGCCCGCCCCGATTATCGAAACCATGGGCGGCGATGTGGTCCTTGATGTCAAGTTTGTCGAGGGCATGAAGCTGCATTGCCAATTGTGGCCGGGTCAGGTGCGCTGTGTCTTGTGGCGTGGCGAGTATACCATTGATGACCCGATGCGCTATTCCGTCGCGCAGCTTGGGTTTGAATTGATCGTGCTGGATCGCGGCACGCCCGTGCCTGCTATGCTGCTTGATGAATCGTCGCTGGTCTATTGCTCGGCAGATGATCTGCGCCATCTGAACCTGCCCAAAGCCATGCGCGGGCGGTTTGGCAAACTGGTCTATACGGTCGAACAGGCACTGACAGGCCGCTTGGCGGCGGGTTTTGCACGGCATGCCAAAGTGCGGCAGCGCATCGGCTCGGCGGTGTATAACCTGCGCAATGAATGGCAGTTGCGGCGCGCGTTGGCCGGGGCGGACGGGCTGCATTTCAACGGTTACCCCGCGAAACAGGCCTATGGGCGCCTGACCGAACGCACGTTGCACTATCTTGATAACCGCATCCGCACCCCGATGCTGGCCCGCCCGGCCGAGCAAGAAACCCGCGCCGCGTATCTGCGCTCTGGCGCACCGCTCAGGCTGGCGTGGTTCGGCATGATGACGCCGGAATCCCGGGTGCTCGATTTCCTGCCGGTCGCGCATCTTCTGGCGGCGCGTGGGATGAACTTTACATTTGATCTGTTTGGCACGGGTCCGGATGAGGCGCGGTTGCGCGATGGTATCGCCGCGCTGGGCCTGTCGGATCACCTGCGACTGCACGAGCCCCAGGGCTTCGATGCGCGCCTCGTTCCCCGGTTGCGCCAGGACGCCGATATCTTTCTGTCGGCGCGTCGCCTGCCGACCCCGTTGAGCGCCTATGTCGAGGCGCTGGGCTGCGGATTGCCGATTCTGGGCACCAAGAACGCCATGCTGCGCCGCTTGGTTTCAGACTCGCATGCCGGCTGGCTGGTCCGCAAGGGCCGCGCGGGCAACATGGTGCGGGCCATCGAGCGGCTGGATCAGGACCGCGAACAGATCATCGCCGCCTCGGCCAAGGCGGTGGACTTTGCCCGCGCAAACAGTTTCGAGACGGTTTTCGCGCGTCGCATGAACGATCTGCGCGACATCGCTCACGCGGAAAACCCTTAACGGATCAGCGCCGCCGCGATGCCGGGCAGTTCGGCCCAGTCGCTGAACCGCATGTCATGCGGGATCGTGGCAACCGGGGTCTTGCGGTAGCCTTCGGTGTACAGGGCAAAGGGCACGCCCGCGCGCTGCGCCGTTTCGGCGTCCACCTCGCTGTCGCCGACGTAGACCACCGGACCAGCGGGCATGGCCTCGATCACCGCGCGCAGCGGGGCCGGGTCTGGCTTGTGAACCGGCAGGCTGTCGCCACCAATCACCACCTCGAACATCTCTGACCAGCCGAAATGCGCCAGAACGGTGTGCGTTGGCCGCAAGGGCTTGTTGGTGCAAAGGCCCAATCGCCAACCAGACCCGCCCAGCTTTGCCAGGGCCGCCTCAACGCCGGGATAAATCCGCGTCAGGGCGTGCGCGATCTCATATTGCGCGGAAAACGCCGCGCGCATCCGGGCCACGCGCGCCGGGTCGGGCCGATCGACCACCGCTGCCTCCAGCCGTTCGACAAAGACACCGGCACCCTTGCCAATAAAGCTGCGCGCTTGTTCGGGCGAGACGCCGGGCAACCCCTCGGCGGCCAGCGCCGCGTTGCCCGCCGCGTGAATATCGGGTGCGCTGTCGATCAGCGTGCCGTCGAGGTCAAAGATGATGTTCATGTCGGTACCAGGTTCAATTGTCGTTCACGGATCGGCAGATGCACCACGGCTGAAAACGCGCCAACGCCGATGCCGACCCACCAGACCAGATTGTAATTGCCGTAAATATCGTAAAGCCGCCCGCCCAGCCAGACGCCCATGAAGCTGCCGACCTGATGGCTCAGAAACACCAGGCCATAAAGCGTGCCCATATAGCGCAGCCCGTAGATATGCGCGACAAGCCCCGAGGTCAGCGGCACGGTCGCCAGCCACAACGACCCCATCAGCATGGAAAAGATCAGCACCGAAGCCGGGGTCATGGGCATCACGATGAACCCGGCGGCCACGATGGTGCGCGCGACATAGATCCCCGCCAGCAGATATTTCTTGCGCCAGCGTTTCCCGGCCCAGGCGGCGGTCAGCGTGCCGATGATATTCGCCAGACCGATCACCCCGATGGCCACCGCGCCCAGCGCCGACGTCGTGGTGACGCCCAGCGCTGCAAGGTAGCCGTCGGGCGAGATCGCGCCGCACATCTCGGTGACCATCGCCGGGAAATGCGCGGTGATGAACCCCAGTTGATAGCCGCAAGAAAAGAACCCCGCCGCGATCAGCGTAAACGACGGGTCACGAAAGGCCTGTGTCAGCGCCTTGCCCATGGATTGCTCCAACTCGGCGCGGGAGGCGACATTGGGCGAGCGCAGCAGGGGCAGGAACAACAAAGTGGACAGGATCATCGCGGCAAAGATCACGAAGACCGTTTGCCACGGGAAATAGCCCAGCAGGATCTCGGCCAGCGGTGGGCCGAACACCTGCCCCAAAGACCCCGCCGCCGTGGCGATTCCCAGGGTCAGGCTGCGGTGCTCATCCGACGCGGCGCGGCCCACCACCGCCAGAATGACGCCAAACCCGGTGCCGGCAATGCCAAACCCCACAAGGATCTCCAGCATCTGATGCGCGCCGGGTGTCACCGCAAAGGATGACAGCAGCAAGCCCGCCGCATAAGCCAGCGCGCCCAGAATGATCGCCCGGCGGTCGCCGAATTTCTCGGCCAGCGCGCCAAAGAGCGGCTGCCCGATGCCCCAAGCCAGGTTCTGAATGGCAATCGCCAAGGAAAATTCAGCGCGCAGCCAGCCGAATTCCTCGGCAATCGGGATCTGAAACACGCCAAACGCGGCACGGATCGCGAATCCGACCATCAGGATCAGACAGCCGCCAATCAGGACCGGCGTGAACAAGGGGGCTTTTGTGGTCATGGCTCTGGTCGTTTCGGAGCAAGGAGAACCGCCGCGCGGAAACCCCACGCGGCGGCGAACTG
This region includes:
- a CDS encoding glycosyltransferase produces the protein MPSLLMLSPAPIIETMGGDVVLDVKFVEGMKLHCQLWPGQVRCVLWRGEYTIDDPMRYSVAQLGFELIVLDRGTPVPAMLLDESSLVYCSADDLRHLNLPKAMRGRFGKLVYTVEQALTGRLAAGFARHAKVRQRIGSAVYNLRNEWQLRRALAGADGLHFNGYPAKQAYGRLTERTLHYLDNRIRTPMLARPAEQETRAAYLRSGAPLRLAWFGMMTPESRVLDFLPVAHLLAARGMNFTFDLFGTGPDEARLRDGIAALGLSDHLRLHEPQGFDARLVPRLRQDADIFLSARRLPTPLSAYVEALGCGLPILGTKNAMLRRLVSDSHAGWLVRKGRAGNMVRAIERLDQDREQIIAASAKAVDFARANSFETVFARRMNDLRDIAHAENP
- a CDS encoding MFS transporter — its product is MTTKAPLFTPVLIGGCLILMVGFAIRAAFGVFQIPIAEEFGWLRAEFSLAIAIQNLAWGIGQPLFGALAEKFGDRRAIILGALAYAAGLLLSSFAVTPGAHQMLEILVGFGIAGTGFGVILAVVGRAASDEHRSLTLGIATAAGSLGQVFGPPLAEILLGYFPWQTVFVIFAAMILSTLLFLPLLRSPNVASRAELEQSMGKALTQAFRDPSFTLIAAGFFSCGYQLGFITAHFPAMVTEMCGAISPDGYLAALGVTTTSALGAVAIGVIGLANIIGTLTAAWAGKRWRKKYLLAGIYVARTIVAAGFIVMPMTPASVLIFSMLMGSLWLATVPLTSGLVAHIYGLRYMGTLYGLVFLSHQVGSFMGVWLGGRLYDIYGNYNLVWWVGIGVGAFSAVVHLPIRERQLNLVPT
- the gph gene encoding phosphoglycolate phosphatase (PGP is an essential enzyme in the glycolate salvage pathway in higher organisms (photorespiration in plants). Phosphoglycolate results from the oxidase activity of RubisCO in the Calvin cycle when concentrations of carbon dioxide are low relative to oxygen. This enzyme is a member of the Haloacid Dehalogenase (HAD) superfamily of aspartate-nucleophile hydrolase enzymes (PF00702).), giving the protein MNIIFDLDGTLIDSAPDIHAAGNAALAAEGLPGVSPEQARSFIGKGAGVFVERLEAAVVDRPDPARVARMRAAFSAQYEIAHALTRIYPGVEAALAKLGGSGWRLGLCTNKPLRPTHTVLAHFGWSEMFEVVIGGDSLPVHKPDPAPLRAVIEAMPAGPVVYVGDSEVDAETAQRAGVPFALYTEGYRKTPVATIPHDMRFSDWAELPGIAAALIR